A genomic window from Dermacentor silvarum isolate Dsil-2018 chromosome 9, BIME_Dsil_1.4, whole genome shotgun sequence includes:
- the LOC119463569 gene encoding L-sorbose 1-dehydrogenase-like produces the protein MQVRARREVIISAGTIGSPHLLLLSGIGPRKQLEEFGIPVVADLPVGENLQDHVFVGGVAATTKKRCELQLNSASIIVNYAFRKEGPFAVPAGIEAVAFVSTSYVNASLDFPDVQIVLLSVSPASEEGERFLTDTGLTKEAYEKYYRSKRHQYAFQLAPILNRLKSRGYIRLRSTDPDDSPIIDPQYFTHPEDIKVAAEGTRPQGGGDSCGPRRSRRWAPSCGTCPSRDARRPGEMWSEPYLECLARHHTSTVWHPCCTCPMGEDHRAVVDSRLRVRGGVEGLRVVDASVMPTIVTANLNVPVHMIADRAATFIREDYEGASSSGPSRGPISRILSWASRT, from the exons ATGCAGGTGCGCGCCCGGCGAGAGGTGATCATATCCGCGGGCACCATCGGCTCGCCGCACTTGCTGCTGCTCTCCGGCATCGGGCCCCGCAAGCAGCTCGAGGAATTTGGG ATTCCCGTGGTGGCCGACCTGCCCGTGGGCGAGAACCTGCAGGACCACGTATTCGTCGGCGGTGTCGCGGCCACCACCAAGAAGCGCTGCGAGCTCCAGCTCAACAGTGCCTCCATCATAGTCAACTACGCCTTCCGCAAGGAAG GGCCATTCGCCGTACCGGCCGGCATCGAGGCGGTGGCCTTCGTCAGCACCTCCTATGTCAACGCCAGCCTGGACTTTCCGGACGTCCAAATAGTGCTCCTCTCGGTGTCACCGGCCAGCGAAGAAGGCGAACGCTTCCTCACCGACACCGGGCTCACAAAAGAG GCGTACGAGAAGTACTATCGCTCCAAGCGGCACCAGTACGCTTTTCAGCTGGCGCCCATCCTGAACCGGCTCAAGTCTCGCGGGTACATCCGGCTGCGCAGCACTGACCCTGACGACTCGCCCATCATCGACCCCCAGTACTTCACCCACCCGGAAGACATCAAGGTGGCAGCGGAAGGCAC GCGCCCGCAAGGCGGTGGAGATTCCTGCGGACCGAGGCGTTCGCGAAGATGGGCACCAAGCTGTGGAACGTGCCCTTCCCGGGATGCGAGGAGGCCTGGCGAGATGTGGAGCGAGCCGTATCTCGAGTGCCTCGCGCGACACCACACCTCCACCGTGTGGCACCCGTGTTGCACGTGCCCCATGGGCGAGGACCATCGGGCCGTCGTCGACAGCAGGCTCAG GGTACGCGGCGGGGTGGAGGGCCTTCGTGTGGTGGACGCTTCCGTGATGCCCACCATCGTGACGGCCAACCTGAACGTCCCGGTGCACATGATCGCTGACAGGGCAGCCACTTTCATACGGGAAGATTACGAAGGCGCTTCTTCTTCGGGACCTTCCCGTGGTCCAATCTCAAGAATCCTGTCGTGGGCATCGAGAACGTGA